In Streptomyces camelliae, the sequence CGCCGGGCGCCTGCTGGGGCGGATACGGCGCGGGCGCCTGCTGATACGCCCCGGGGGCCGGCTGCTGGTAGGCCCCGGGTGCCTGCGCGTAGGGCCCGGGCGCCTGCGCGTACGGCCCAGGCGCCTGCTGCGCGTAGGGACCCGGCTGCTGCGGGTACGCCCCGGGGGTCTGCTGGTATCCGGGATGCGGGGACGGCGGTGTGCTCAACGGAGGCCTTTCCAAAGGGGGACGCGACAGACCTGACACAACGGCACCGCAGCCTACTCATCCGCACCGACAGCCCCGCCGTCGGCTCACCCCAGCTGTGCGGGCAGCGGCGCCGAGTGCGTGACGATCAGGCCCGACACCGCTCGGGTCAGCGCCACGTACAGCCGCCGCAGCCCCGTCCGCTCGTCCGGCTCCCCGTCCACCACCGCCTGCGGTTCGTCCAGGGCGACGTAGTCGTACTCAAGGCCCTTGGCGAGGGAGGCCGGGACCAGGGTGAGGCGGGTCTCGCGGGTGGTCTCCTCGCCGGGGGCGAGATACGTGATCCCCGCCGCCGTCAGGGCCTCGGCCAGGGCCGGGATGCGGGCGTCGGCGGCGATCAGGCCCGTCGAGCCCTCGTTGCCCAGCAACTCCTCGCAGGCCGCGACGACGTCGGCGGTCCCGGTGGCCGTACGGACCTCGAAGAAGCCGGGGTTCTCCCGGACGGAGGCGACCGGGGTGAGACCGGGGGCGATGTGGGGGAGCAGCCGGGAGGCGTAACGGATGACGTCCGTCGGCACGCGGAAACCCGCCGTCAGTTCCTCGATCACACCGTCCCGCTTGCCCAGGTGGGCCAGCGCCTCGTCCCAGCTCCGGGTCGCCCACGGGGTCGTGCCCTGGGCCAGGTCGCCGAGGACGGTGGCGCTGCCGGTGGTGCAGCGGCGGCCGACCGAGCGGTACTGCATGGGGGACAGGTCCTGCGCCTCGTCCAGGACGACATGGCCGAGCGAGTGCGTGCGCTGGATCAGGTCCGTCGCCTCGTCGATCAGCACCGCGTCCGCCGACGACCACCTGGCCGACTTCACGCTGCGCACCGGCTTGGCCCACAGGATCGTCTTCTGCTCGTCCTCGTCGAGGATCCCCGCGGCGTGCTCGGCGAGGAAGTCCGCGTCCGTCAGCAGGCGCAGCACCAGTTTCGCCGGGTCCACGGCCGGCCAGACCGCCTTCACGGCCGCCTTGACCGCGCTGTTGCGGGCCACCGCGTCCTGCACCCGGTCGTCCGGCGCCTCCCCGGCCCGCTCCATCTGTACCAGCACCGCGTGCGCGATCCGCTGCGGCAGGGCCTCGCGGGCGGCGCCGTACCGGATGTCCCGCTCCAGCAACTCCCGTACGACGTCCTCCAGTTCGTACGCCGGTACCCGCCAGCGCCGCGACCCGCGCACGACCACGACCGGCTCCGTCGGCATGCTCACGTGCGCGTACAGCGCCCGGCGCAGCACCTCGGCCATCCGGGCGTCGCCCTTGACCACGGCCGCGGCCGCCTCGTCCGTGCCGCGCACCTCCACATGCGCCACCAGGTCGTCCACGGTGGCCTGCTGCACCGCCAACTCGCCCAGGGCGGGCAGGACTTGCTCGATGTAGTGCAGGAAGGACCGGTTCGGCCCGATGACGAGCGTGCCGGTGCGGGCCAGCCGCTCCCGGTGGGCGTAGAGCAGATACGCGACCCGGTGCAGACCCACGGCGGTCTTCCCGGTGCCGGGCCCTCCCTGCACACAGACGGTCCCGCCCAGCCCGCTGCGGACGATCTCGTCCTGCTCGGGCTGGATGGTGGCGACGATGTCCCGCATGGGGCCGACGCGCGGCCGCTCGATCTCCTGCTGGAGCAGCTTGCTGGCCTTCGCGGACTCCTCCGGGTCGGACAGGTGCTCGTCCTCGTACGCCGTGAGGTCGCCGCCGGTGTAGCCGAAGCGGCGGCGCAGCCCGACGTCCATCGGGTCCTTCTTGGACGCCCGGTAGAACGGCTGGGAGACCGGGGCACGCCAGTCGATGACCATCGGGTCCCCGTCGGCGTCGTGCACATGCCGGCGCCCGATGTAGAACTGCTCTCCCTCCGCGCCCTCGGCCTGGTCCGCCTTCGGGGCGTGCAGATAGTCGAGCCGCCCGAAGAACAGCGGGGTGTCGCTCAGGTCGGCCAGCGCCTTGATCCGCTCGTCGATCTGGCGGGACAGCACCTGGGCGTTCACCCAGTTCGCGGCGACGTCCTTGATGTCCAGCGCCTCCACGTCCTCACGCATGGCGCGCAGCGCGGCACGGGAGGCGGACAGATGGGCGCGCTCCCGGGCGAGGGGGTCGTCGAGCGGGGCAGCGAGCGGGGCGTCGAGCGGCTCTGGGGCGGGCGTGGACAAGGGGGTGCCTCCGGTAGACCTGCTGGGGTGGCTACGACGATGCCGCACGGTTTCCGACCGGGCGACGGCGCTCCGCGGAAGGGAGGCGGGCAAGAGCGGAGATTCTAGGGGAGGGGATGGGGAGGGGGCCAATGAATTTCCCGGCCCCTAGGGGACACGTGATCCCTGGAGTAGGGGGCGGAGTCCACCCGCGGGCCTAGTCCGGGGCATCCGGAATTGGCCCCGGAGACCGATGCGGGTCTTATGCCCGGAGAGCCACCATGGAGACATGAGCGCAGCATCCATCTCCCCGGCCCCCGCCCGACCCCCGGCCGGCGCCACAGCCACGGACGGCCCCCATCACCATCCGATCGGCAACGCCCTGCGCGCCCTCAAGGTGTTCGCGGAAGCGGCGATCAGCGTCGTGATCTTCGGCGAGTACGGCGAGGAAGCGGGCATACGCCGCAAGTGACCCGGCTCAGCTCTCCGCAAGGATCTCGTCGGCGTCCACGATGCGGTAGGCATAGCCCTGCTCGGCCAGGAAGCGCTGCCGGTGGGCGGCGAAGTCCTGGTCGAGGGTGTCGCGGGCGACCACCGAGTAGAAGTGGGCCTGGTGGCCGTCGGCCTTCGGGCGCAGCACGCGGCCCAGGCGCTGGGCCTCCTCCTGGCGCGAGCCGAAGGTGCCGGACACCTGGATGGCGACCGTCGCCTCGGGCAGGTCGATGGAGAAGTTCGCGACCTTCGACACCACCAGCACACTGATCTCGCCCTCGCGGAACGCGTCGAAGAGCTTCTCGCGCTGCGCGTTGGACGTCTCGCCCTTGATCACCGGGGCGTTCAAGTGCTCGCCCAGTTCGTCGAGTTGGTCGATGTACTGGCCGATGACGAGGATCTGCTGGCCGGCGAAGCGGCGCACGATCGCCTCCGTCACCTTCCGCTTGGTGTCCGTCGTCGCGCAGAAGCGGTACTTCTCCTCCGTCTCGGCGGTGGCGTACGCGAGCCGCTCGGAGTCGGTCAGGTTCACCCGCACCTCGACGCAGTCGGCGGGCGCGATGTACCCCTGCGCCTCGATCTCCTTCCAGGGCGCGTCGAACCGCTTGGGCCCGATGAGGGAGAAGACGTCCGACTCGCGCCCGTCCTCACGGACCAGCGTCGCCGTCAGCCCCAGCCGCCGGCGCGCCTGGAGATCGGCGGTGAACTTGAAGACGGGAGCCGGCAGCAGATGCACCTCGTCGTAGACGATCAGCCCCCAGTCCCGGGAGTCGAACAGCTCCAGGTGCGGATAGACACCCTTCCGCTTCGTCGTCAGCACCTGGTACGTGGCGATGGTGACCGGCCGGATCTCCTTCCTCGTCCCGCTGTACTCGCCGATCTCGTCCTCGGTCAGCGAGGTCCGCTTCACCAGCTCGTGCTTCCACTGCCGCGCCGAGACGGTGTTGGTGACGAGGATGAGGGTGGTCGACTTGGCCTGCGCCATGGACCCGGCGCCGACCAGGGTCTTTCCGGCACCGCACGGCAGCACCACGACCCCGCTGCCGCCGTGCCAGAAGTTCTCCACGGCCTGCTTCTGGTACGGCCTGAGCGCCCAGCCGTCCTCCAGCAGCTCGATCGGGTGCGCCTCACCGTCGACGTACCCGGCGAGGTCCTCGGCCGGCCAGCCCAGCTTCAGCAGCACCTGCTTGATCTGCCCGCGCTCCGAGGGGTGCACGACGACGGTGTCGGGGTCGATCCGGGCGCCCACCAGCGGAATGATCCGCTTGGACCGCAGCACCTCCTCCAGCACCGGCCGGTCGGTGGTGGTGAGCACGAGTCCGTGCGCCGGGTGCTTGGACAGGGTCAGCCGGCCGTAGCGGTCCATCGTGTCGGCGATGTCGACCAGCAGCGCGTGCGGCACCGGATACCGGCTGTACTGCACCAGCGCGTCCACGACCTGCTCGGCGTCGTGCCCGGCCGCCCGCGCGTTCCACAGCCCGAGCGGCGTGACCCGGTAGGTGTGGATGTGCTCCGGCGCCCGCTCCAGCTCGGCGAACGGCGCGATGGCCCGCCGGCAGTCGTCGGCCCGCTCGTGGTCGACTTCCAGGAGCAGGGTCTTGTCGGACTGTACGATCAGCGGTCCGTTCACGAGCGGCACACACCCTTTCCTCAACGGCCAAACGTCCAGTGTGCCGCATTCGCCGCGGAACCGGGTGAGCCGCAGGTCAGTCCTCCGCCAGCTCCGCCACCCCCGTGATCCGGTGCAGCGGATACGTCCGGACCTCGTCCGCCGTGTGGTCGTACGCCGTGACGAAGCCGCCCTCGACGCGGACCGGGGCGATGACGCGCTGGCTGGCGGAGCCCTCGGCGTTGACGTAGCCGATCCAGAGGGAGCCGCCGGTCAGGACGGCGGCCTGCATGGTGGCCAGGGTCTCGGCGGCGGAGGTGCGGGGGAGTTCGCCGCCCGCCGGCGTGGCCCCGGCCCCGGCGGACTCGCCGACGGGCTTGCGCGGGGTGGTCGCGGCCAGGTCGCCGGCCCGGATCGCGCGGATCGCCGCCGTCAGGAGCGTGGCGTCGGGCGGCGGCGGGCCGTCCGGGACCGGCTCGGGTGCGGTGCGCGGCGGGGTGCGGTGGGCGTGGGCGCGGGCGATCAGGACATCGCCCTCGGCGGACTCGGCGGCCGGCGCGAACCCCATCGCGCGCAGGCCCTCCAGCAGCGTCGCCGGGTCGGACTGGGCGGCCAGCACGGTCGGGGCCAGCCGGCGCAGCCGCAGGGCGGCGGCGCGCTTGTCGGCCAGGATCTCGTTCAGCAGGGCGTCGTCGTCGCAGCGGACGTACGCCGAGGCCGCCCCCACCCGCAGCCGGCCGTGCTTGCGGGCCACGTCGTCGATCAGATACGCGAGCGGCTGCGGGACCGGCGTACGGGAGTGCTCGGTGAGGAAGGCGTGCAGGTCGGCGGCGCTGCGGCCGGCGTCCAGGGCACGGCGGACCGAGCCCGGTGTGAAGCGGTAGACCGTCGCGCCGCCCTTGGACTCGACGTCCGCGAGCACGCCCAGCGTGTCGGCGAGCGGCCGCCGCAGCGGGCCCGGCGCCACCGCCGTCAGGTCGGCCTGGAGCAGCACGTGGTCCAGGGGTTCGGGCAGCAGCGGGGCCAGGATCCGGGCGGCCGCCGCGGTCGCCGTCGTCTGCTCAAGGGGGGAGAGGGAAGCGGGGGTGTGGTGGTGATGGACCGGGAGTTTGGCGCCCGGACCGGAGCCGTCCCGCGGGGGTACGGCGGCGGGGGCCGGTGCGCCCAGCAGGGCGCGGGCGTGCGCCGACAGCGCGCCCCGGCCGGTGATCCCCAGCTGTTCCGCCTCCGCCAGGGTCCAGCGGGCCAGCCGGGAGCGCAGGTCCTCCGCGCCGTCCGGCTGCCGGCCGCGCAGGGGCCGTTCCCAGCGCAGCCGGGCCAGGACCGACTCGGTGTCCGCCGCCGTGCCCGTGGGGAGCCCGGCGAGCAGGGTCAGCACCCGGTGCCGTACCTCGGGCGCGGCCGAGCGGTCCAGGCCAGGCCCGAGCGCGGAGAGCGTGCGGTCCTTGGCGTCCCGCCCGCCGACCAGCCCCGGCGTCCGGGTGGCCGCCAGCCAGGCCTCCGCCAGCCGGCCCCAGCGTTCGGCGGCGGGCCGCTCCAGCCACTCGTCGTAGGCGGGCGTGGCCGCGTACCGCTCGTCGGCCTCGCCGTCGGAGGCGATCAGACCGGCCGCGTACGCCAGCTCCACCCAGAACGCGGCGACCGGCTCCGCCACGTCCAGCGCGACGGCGGTCCGCTTCAGGTCCCGCACGCTCAGCCCGCCGGCCCGCAGCACGGCCGGGCCGCCCTCGTCCCAGTCCTTCAGCAGCTCCTCGACGGTGGCGAGCGCGGTGTACGCCTGCCCGGCCGCCGTCGCGTCGACCACCTGCGGGTTGTGGGCGGCGGCCGGCTCCACGGCGGGCGGCAGCGGCTCGGGCGTGCGGTGCGCGAGGCCCTCGCGCAGATGCAGGGCCACCTCGCGGGGCAGGACGACCGTGCCGGGGGCGGTCGGCAGCAGCAGGCCCCGGTCGAGCAGCCAGCGCAGATGCGCGGCCGGCTCCGGGGTGACCTGCCCGTACGGCGGCCCCCAGACCAGCCGGGCGAGCACCTCCTGCGACCCGGCCGGGGCGCCGGCGAGCAGCTTGGCCATCTTCCCGCGGTGGGTGAACAGCGCCGTGAGCGCGGCCACGGCGGACACCGCGTCGTGCGTCGACGGCAGCCCGGCGGTCGTCACGATCTCCTGGACCCGGCCCGGCGACATGCCCGAGGTCGCCTCCTGCACGCTCGGGCCGAGCCCGGTCGGGGAGGGGTGCTGCGCGGACGGGGCGAGGAGCTCCCGGGCGGTGCGCACGAGCCGCAGCCGCTCGTCGTCGCCCCAGACCAGCGCCTGCTCGCGCAGGGTGCCGAGGGCACGCGGCAGCGCGCCGCCGACCGTCGCGTCCCGGGCGTCGCCCGCCATCAGCCCGAGCAGGGTGTCGTACGACGCCGGGTCCGGGGCCACGGCCAGCGCCTCCGCGGTCTGCAGCGCGAACCGGTCCAGCCGCTCCAGCGCGCGCAGCACCGAGGCGCGGGTGCCGGCCCGGGTGGCGAGCTGGGTGAGGTCGGTCGGGACGGGCGTGATGAGGTCGGGCCGGCTGCGCAGGAGCGCGGACAGGGAGGCGTCGTCCCTGGCGCGCAGCGCTTCCGCGAGGGAACGGGGAGCTGGTCGGGCCGCTTGGCTCATCTGACCCACGGTAGCGGGTGCGCCGGTTCCAGCCGAGTGAGTCGGGTGGACGGTGACCAAGCGGTACCGTCCTCACCGTGGGGATCGAGAGCGACCAGGTCGTCTACGAGTACCTGAGCCGTGTCGGGGACATCGCTCAGCAGCGGCAGCTGCCGTCGTCCACGCGGATGCGGCTCGTGACGGAGCTGCGCAACGAGATCGACCGGCACCGGGCCAAGGTGACGGTGGACAGTCCGGCCGCCGTACGCCGCATCCTGGACCGGCTCGGCACCCCCGACGAGGTCGTGGCGGCCGCGGGCGGCACATCCGGCCCCGGCCCCGGACGTTTCCCGCAGCCCCCGGCGGCCGCGGTGCCGGTACAGCCCGAGGCTGGCGACACCGACGGGAAGGCCGAGGGGAAGAAGGACCGGCCGAAGGGCCTGCGCCGGGCCGTACCCCGCCCCCGCTCCGCCGGTTCCGAGCCCGCGGCACCGTCCGCGCCGCGCGACGCGCCCGCCCCGCCCCATCTCGCCTCCGCGCACGAACTCGGCGACAGCGCCACGCATCCCGACTGGTGGCAGCTCGGCGGCGCTCCCCGCGGCGGCCCGGACACCGATTCCGTGCCGGGGTTCGTCGGGGGTGTGGAGATCCCGGACCTGCTCCGCCGGCCGCCGAAGGAGACGGAGGGGACGGAGAAGGCCGCCGCGCAGGAGGCGACGGACGAGGCGCCGGACACCGCGGAGGAGGCCGCTCCCAGCGGGCGTCGCCGGATGCTGCCCCTGCGCCCCGCCGCCGGCTGGACCAACCCCTTCCTGCTGCTGGCCGCCGCCGCGCTGGTCGCCGGCGCGGTGCTCGGCAACTGGTTCGCGCTCCTGCTCGGCTGGGCCATCGCCTACGGCTCCCGCCGGCTGACCGCCGCGGAGACCAAGACGGCGGTGCTGATCCTGCCGGGTACGGCGGTGGCGGCGGGGCTGGTGTGGCTGTGGGGGCGGGACAACGGGCGCTGGGGGCAGCCGATCGCTCAGGGGCACATGGGGGACGCGGTCGCGGGGACGTGGCCGTGGGTGGTGCGGGGGGCGGCGGTGGCGTCGGCTCTGTACCTGGTGTGGCGGTCGCAGCGGCGGAGGTGACACCGCACCGCACCGGCAGACGACAGCCACCCGGCACAATGACCCATATGACTCTCACCGTCGGCTTCGACCTCGACATGACCCTCATCGACTCACGGCCGGGCATTCGCGCCTGCTACCTGGCGCTGTCGGAGCGGACCGGGACGTACATCGACGCCGATCTGGCGGTGACGCGGCTGGGGCCGCCGCTGGCGGAGGAGTTGGTCAACTGGTTCCCCGAGGAGCAGATCCCCGCGATGGCGGACCTGTACCGGGAGATGTACCCGACGATCGCGATCGCGGCGACCCCCGCCATGGAGGGAGCGCGGGAAGCGATAGCGGCCGTACGGGCGGCCGGCGGGCGGACCATGGTCGTCACGGCGAAGTACGAGCCCAACGCCAAGCTGCACCTGGCGCACCTCGGCATCGAACCCGACGTGGTCGTGGGCGACCTGTGGGCCGAGCAGAAGGCGCGGGCGCTGCGCGAGTACGGCGCGGGCGTGTACGTCGGTGACCATGTCGGGGACGTGCGCGGGGCGCGTACGGCGGGCGCGCTGTCCGTCGCCGTGGCCACCGGGCCGTGCCCGGCCGACGATCTGCACGCGGCCGGGGCGGACGTCGTGCTGGACGACCTGTCCGCGTTCCCGGGCTGGCTCGACGGCTACCGTTCGGC encodes:
- a CDS encoding HelD family protein is translated as MREDVEALDIKDVAANWVNAQVLSRQIDERIKALADLSDTPLFFGRLDYLHAPKADQAEGAEGEQFYIGRRHVHDADGDPMVIDWRAPVSQPFYRASKKDPMDVGLRRRFGYTGGDLTAYEDEHLSDPEESAKASKLLQQEIERPRVGPMRDIVATIQPEQDEIVRSGLGGTVCVQGGPGTGKTAVGLHRVAYLLYAHRERLARTGTLVIGPNRSFLHYIEQVLPALGELAVQQATVDDLVAHVEVRGTDEAAAAVVKGDARMAEVLRRALYAHVSMPTEPVVVVRGSRRWRVPAYELEDVVRELLERDIRYGAAREALPQRIAHAVLVQMERAGEAPDDRVQDAVARNSAVKAAVKAVWPAVDPAKLVLRLLTDADFLAEHAAGILDEDEQKTILWAKPVRSVKSARWSSADAVLIDEATDLIQRTHSLGHVVLDEAQDLSPMQYRSVGRRCTTGSATVLGDLAQGTTPWATRSWDEALAHLGKRDGVIEELTAGFRVPTDVIRYASRLLPHIAPGLTPVASVRENPGFFEVRTATGTADVVAACEELLGNEGSTGLIAADARIPALAEALTAAGITYLAPGEETTRETRLTLVPASLAKGLEYDYVALDEPQAVVDGEPDERTGLRRLYVALTRAVSGLIVTHSAPLPAQLG
- a CDS encoding DNA repair helicase XPB, translated to MNGPLIVQSDKTLLLEVDHERADDCRRAIAPFAELERAPEHIHTYRVTPLGLWNARAAGHDAEQVVDALVQYSRYPVPHALLVDIADTMDRYGRLTLSKHPAHGLVLTTTDRPVLEEVLRSKRIIPLVGARIDPDTVVVHPSERGQIKQVLLKLGWPAEDLAGYVDGEAHPIELLEDGWALRPYQKQAVENFWHGGSGVVVLPCGAGKTLVGAGSMAQAKSTTLILVTNTVSARQWKHELVKRTSLTEDEIGEYSGTRKEIRPVTIATYQVLTTKRKGVYPHLELFDSRDWGLIVYDEVHLLPAPVFKFTADLQARRRLGLTATLVREDGRESDVFSLIGPKRFDAPWKEIEAQGYIAPADCVEVRVNLTDSERLAYATAETEEKYRFCATTDTKRKVTEAIVRRFAGQQILVIGQYIDQLDELGEHLNAPVIKGETSNAQREKLFDAFREGEISVLVVSKVANFSIDLPEATVAIQVSGTFGSRQEEAQRLGRVLRPKADGHQAHFYSVVARDTLDQDFAAHRQRFLAEQGYAYRIVDADEILAES
- a CDS encoding helicase-associated domain-containing protein, with product MSQAARPAPRSLAEALRARDDASLSALLRSRPDLITPVPTDLTQLATRAGTRASVLRALERLDRFALQTAEALAVAPDPASYDTLLGLMAGDARDATVGGALPRALGTLREQALVWGDDERLRLVRTARELLAPSAQHPSPTGLGPSVQEATSGMSPGRVQEIVTTAGLPSTHDAVSAVAALTALFTHRGKMAKLLAGAPAGSQEVLARLVWGPPYGQVTPEPAAHLRWLLDRGLLLPTAPGTVVLPREVALHLREGLAHRTPEPLPPAVEPAAAHNPQVVDATAAGQAYTALATVEELLKDWDEGGPAVLRAGGLSVRDLKRTAVALDVAEPVAAFWVELAYAAGLIASDGEADERYAATPAYDEWLERPAAERWGRLAEAWLAATRTPGLVGGRDAKDRTLSALGPGLDRSAAPEVRHRVLTLLAGLPTGTAADTESVLARLRWERPLRGRQPDGAEDLRSRLARWTLAEAEQLGITGRGALSAHARALLGAPAPAAVPPRDGSGPGAKLPVHHHHTPASLSPLEQTTATAAAARILAPLLPEPLDHVLLQADLTAVAPGPLRRPLADTLGVLADVESKGGATVYRFTPGSVRRALDAGRSAADLHAFLTEHSRTPVPQPLAYLIDDVARKHGRLRVGAASAYVRCDDDALLNEILADKRAAALRLRRLAPTVLAAQSDPATLLEGLRAMGFAPAAESAEGDVLIARAHAHRTPPRTAPEPVPDGPPPPDATLLTAAIRAIRAGDLAATTPRKPVGESAGAGATPAGGELPRTSAAETLATMQAAVLTGGSLWIGYVNAEGSASQRVIAPVRVEGGFVTAYDHTADEVRTYPLHRITGVAELAED
- a CDS encoding HAD family hydrolase yields the protein MTLTVGFDLDMTLIDSRPGIRACYLALSERTGTYIDADLAVTRLGPPLAEELVNWFPEEQIPAMADLYREMYPTIAIAATPAMEGAREAIAAVRAAGGRTMVVTAKYEPNAKLHLAHLGIEPDVVVGDLWAEQKARALREYGAGVYVGDHVGDVRGARTAGALSVAVATGPCPADDLHAAGADVVLDDLSAFPGWLDGYRSAAAARA